Proteins co-encoded in one Flavobacterium sp. M31R6 genomic window:
- a CDS encoding tetratricopeptide repeat protein, with amino-acid sequence MKKIFYILLLISQVFYAQTGFEKGNILYQNGKYEEAAKAYESVLAANKESVEVYFNLGNCYYKLHQIAPAIYNYEKALVLNPSDKDALNNIKFAQKQTIDEIKEVPKVGFGKMLRDFTGIYPFDTWAWITISFAFLFLLFFMGYYFYQTVVVKRVFFVGMFVILLLLVMSISAAFFEKSHFDNERPAIVFAEVADVRSEPQNASATTFVLHAGTKVYVEETLGYWKKIQLTDGTEGWIDARSIKEVKD; translated from the coding sequence ATGAAAAAGATTTTTTACATACTATTATTAATCTCACAAGTTTTCTATGCCCAAACGGGTTTTGAAAAAGGAAATATTTTGTACCAAAACGGGAAGTATGAAGAGGCTGCCAAAGCCTATGAATCTGTTTTGGCCGCCAACAAAGAGTCTGTCGAAGTATATTTTAATTTAGGGAATTGTTATTATAAGTTGCACCAAATAGCTCCAGCAATTTATAATTATGAGAAAGCTTTGGTTTTGAACCCTTCCGACAAAGATGCTTTAAACAATATAAAATTTGCCCAAAAACAAACTATAGACGAAATCAAAGAAGTTCCAAAAGTAGGTTTCGGGAAAATGCTGCGCGACTTTACGGGGATTTATCCTTTCGATACTTGGGCCTGGATTACCATTAGTTTTGCTTTCTTGTTCTTGTTGTTTTTTATGGGGTATTATTTTTATCAAACAGTAGTTGTAAAAAGAGTTTTCTTTGTGGGAATGTTTGTAATATTATTGCTTCTAGTAATGAGTATCTCGGCAGCTTTTTTCGAAAAAAGCCATTTCGACAATGAAAGACCAGCCATCGTTTTTGCTGAAGTTGCAGATGTAAGAAGCGAACCCCAAAACGCAAGCGCAACTACTTTTGTCCTGCACGCAGGGACTAAAGTCTATGTGGAGGAAACATTAGGATACTGGAAAAAAATTCAATTGACCGATGGAACCGAAGGGTGGATTGATGCCAGGTCGATTAAAGAAGTGAAGGATTAG
- a CDS encoding BatD family protein has translation MKRYLILFLLSFQGLLAQVQFEARVSKTTLGLNERLRIDFVMNIDGDNFVQPSFDGFRIIAGPSQQVSQSWINGKTSFEKSYSYFLLPNQKGALVIKQAMIEYNGQIYKTQPIKINVTAATEQPRDPNDSQVSADSNLYLVADISNTNPYINQPITVVYKLYFNNIGINGFEEVSKPKYNDFWNQNIDIKRLVPEEGMFKGEQYRYVVLRKTVLYPQKSGKLVIEPLSLNIGVQLPTNRRDIFGRVILVEDSKRVSAGAKTINVKPLPEAGKPLDFTGAVGKFDFKAIPSKTTLKNGESLDLVLSVVGTGNLKLFTLPKPEVPNALEMYDAVHDEKVNTPLSGMTGKISDSYTIIPQYKGDYVIKPLHFSYFDLGTGTYKTISSSEIKINVLDGPTQTAEASATASVGKNKIDGVEQFKYIDLKTKLVTRDEPVFFGSDKFYGLLFLPFLLLPIIVLFKKKKEAIDSDVFGNRIKMNNKLAKKYLSEAKKQINNKEPFYVALEKAMHNFLKAKLHIETSEMSKDNIKELLLSRKAKPEVVNDFIALTENCEIARYAPSSSATIQHDFDKAVAIISELEKQI, from the coding sequence ATGAAAAGATATTTAATTCTATTCCTATTAAGTTTTCAGGGACTTTTGGCTCAAGTACAATTTGAGGCAAGAGTAAGCAAAACGACGCTTGGACTCAACGAGAGACTGCGTATCGATTTTGTGATGAATATTGATGGAGATAATTTTGTGCAACCTTCTTTTGACGGCTTTAGAATTATTGCAGGGCCCAGTCAGCAGGTAAGCCAATCTTGGATAAATGGAAAAACATCTTTCGAGAAAAGCTATTCTTATTTTTTGCTGCCAAATCAAAAAGGAGCTTTGGTCATCAAACAGGCAATGATTGAGTATAATGGACAGATTTACAAAACGCAACCCATCAAGATCAATGTAACAGCAGCTACGGAACAACCAAGAGACCCTAATGATTCACAAGTTTCTGCTGATAGTAATTTATATCTGGTTGCTGATATCTCGAACACAAATCCATACATTAATCAACCTATTACGGTAGTGTATAAATTGTATTTCAACAACATAGGGATTAATGGTTTTGAAGAAGTAAGCAAGCCAAAATATAATGATTTTTGGAATCAGAACATTGATATCAAACGATTGGTTCCTGAAGAGGGAATGTTCAAAGGTGAGCAATACCGTTATGTTGTTTTGCGTAAAACAGTTTTATACCCTCAAAAATCAGGAAAACTGGTTATAGAACCACTTTCGTTAAATATTGGAGTTCAATTACCAACGAATCGTAGAGATATATTCGGTCGAGTTATATTGGTTGAAGACAGCAAAAGAGTTTCTGCCGGAGCCAAAACCATTAATGTAAAACCTTTGCCAGAAGCTGGTAAACCACTAGATTTTACAGGTGCAGTAGGAAAATTTGATTTCAAGGCAATTCCATCTAAAACTACATTGAAGAATGGAGAAAGTTTGGATTTAGTTTTGAGTGTGGTTGGAACTGGAAATCTTAAATTGTTTACTTTGCCTAAGCCTGAAGTGCCTAATGCATTAGAAATGTATGATGCAGTGCATGACGAAAAAGTAAACACACCACTGTCTGGAATGACCGGTAAAATATCGGATTCTTATACTATTATACCACAATACAAGGGAGACTATGTCATAAAACCGTTGCATTTTTCGTATTTTGATTTAGGGACTGGAACCTACAAAACAATAAGTTCTTCTGAAATTAAAATCAATGTTCTTGACGGACCTACACAAACAGCAGAGGCATCTGCAACGGCCAGTGTTGGGAAAAATAAAATAGATGGAGTTGAGCAATTTAAATATATTGACTTAAAAACAAAATTGGTCACAAGAGATGAACCTGTGTTTTTTGGTTCTGATAAATTCTATGGATTATTGTTTTTGCCATTTTTGTTGCTTCCTATAATTGTGTTGTTCAAAAAGAAAAAAGAAGCAATTGACAGTGATGTTTTTGGAAACCGAATCAAAATGAACAACAAATTGGCTAAGAAATATTTATCGGAAGCCAAAAAACAAATCAACAACAAAGAACCTTTCTACGTTGCCTTGGAGAAAGCGATGCATAATTTCTTAAAAGCCAAGTTGCATATCGAGACTTCAGAAATGAGTAAAGATAATATTAAGGAACTGTTGTTGTCCAGAAAAGCCAAACCGGAAGTGGTCAATGATTTTATTGCACTTACTGAGAATTGCGAGATTGCGAGATATGCACCGTCATCAAGTGCAACGATACAACATGATTTTGATAAAGCGGTAGCCATCATTTCTGAATTAGAAAAACAGATTTAA
- a CDS encoding tetratricopeptide repeat protein, with protein sequence MKNRIIYLLLLLLTFVANAQEKDKVLPKANEEYVAKNFVDAEANYRISHSKFPSRTVATYNLGNSIYRQNQFSESKFVYANALKSLKTRSQKHKAFHNLGNVFMKEKDYTQAVEAYKNALRNDPKDEETRYNYALAKKMLKDNPPPKDDKNKDKNKDKDKNKDKDKDKDKDKNKKDDKKDGDKDKKDDKKDGDKDKKDDGKPKDDKGQPKPKPGGISKQRTENLLDAVNNEEKKIQDKVNANKEKGSPRRTEKDW encoded by the coding sequence ATGAAAAATAGAATTATATACTTACTACTATTGCTTTTAACTTTTGTGGCCAACGCCCAAGAGAAAGACAAAGTTTTGCCTAAAGCAAATGAGGAATATGTAGCAAAGAATTTTGTGGATGCCGAAGCCAACTATAGAATTTCACATTCTAAATTCCCTAGCAGAACAGTTGCTACGTATAATTTAGGAAATTCTATTTACAGACAAAATCAATTTTCGGAATCCAAATTTGTGTATGCGAATGCGTTGAAAAGTTTGAAAACAAGATCCCAAAAGCACAAAGCTTTTCATAATTTGGGAAATGTTTTTATGAAAGAGAAGGATTATACCCAAGCTGTGGAAGCCTATAAAAATGCCTTAAGAAACGATCCTAAAGATGAAGAAACACGATACAACTATGCTTTGGCTAAAAAAATGCTAAAAGACAATCCGCCTCCAAAAGACGATAAAAATAAAGATAAGAATAAAGACAAAGACAAAAATAAGGACAAAGATAAAGACAAGGACAAGGATAAAAATAAAAAGGACGACAAGAAAGACGGCGATAAAGACAAAAAGGACGACAAGAAAGACGGTGACAAAGATAAAAAAGATGATGGTAAACCCAAAGATGACAAAGGGCAACCAAAACCAAAACCGGGAGGTATTTCGAAACAACGAACCGAAAATCTTTTGGATGCCGTAAACAATGAGGAAAAGAAAATTCAGGATAAGGTAAATGCCAATAAAGAAAAAGGCTCGCCTAGAAGAACTGAGAAAGATTGGTAG
- a CDS encoding VWA domain-containing protein yields MELDEQKYLYLLFLLPVVAVLFLFNLYWKRKKQREFGDLEVIKRLSPERSVFKPFLKLGVLLLALIALIFGLVNPKIGTKVETVKREGIDIVFAMDVSKSMLCEDVAPSRLEKSKQIVSQIINQLGSDRIGIVAYAGSAFPVLPITTDYSVAKMFLQSMGPGMVSSQGTSLDEAIKLSGTYFDDKSKTSKLMIMISDGEDHSEGAESAAEEAKKLGMKIVTIGLGTEKGGTIPLKKNGIVESYQRDNNGEIVITKLNPNSLATIAKITGGGYVNGNNTKEVLEYIKATLDKIQKTEFEATQMADFQSQFQWFLGIGFVLLFLDVFFLERKTSWVNKLNLFNENK; encoded by the coding sequence ATGGAATTAGACGAACAAAAATATTTATACTTACTTTTTTTACTGCCAGTTGTGGCGGTACTTTTTCTATTTAATTTATATTGGAAAAGAAAGAAGCAACGCGAATTTGGGGATTTGGAAGTTATCAAAAGACTAAGTCCAGAACGTTCTGTTTTCAAACCTTTTTTGAAATTGGGCGTTTTGCTTTTGGCACTAATTGCCTTGATTTTTGGATTGGTAAACCCTAAAATTGGAACCAAAGTTGAAACTGTAAAAAGAGAAGGAATAGACATTGTTTTTGCGATGGACGTTTCCAAAAGTATGCTTTGCGAAGATGTTGCTCCTAGTCGTTTGGAAAAAAGCAAGCAAATTGTATCTCAAATTATCAATCAATTAGGAAGTGACAGAATAGGAATTGTGGCTTATGCCGGAAGCGCGTTTCCAGTGCTGCCGATAACTACGGATTATAGCGTAGCAAAAATGTTCTTGCAAAGTATGGGACCAGGAATGGTTTCGTCCCAAGGAACATCGCTGGATGAGGCGATAAAATTATCTGGAACTTATTTTGACGATAAAAGTAAGACCAGCAAACTGATGATCATGATTTCGGATGGGGAAGACCATTCTGAAGGAGCAGAATCCGCAGCGGAGGAAGCGAAGAAGCTAGGAATGAAAATTGTCACCATTGGACTGGGTACTGAGAAAGGGGGAACTATCCCTCTGAAAAAAAATGGAATCGTCGAAAGCTACCAAAGGGATAATAATGGTGAAATAGTGATAACCAAATTAAACCCAAACAGTCTGGCGACTATAGCAAAAATTACCGGTGGCGGTTATGTAAACGGAAACAATACCAAAGAAGTTTTGGAATACATAAAAGCAACATTGGATAAAATTCAAAAAACAGAATTTGAAGCCACCCAAATGGCCGATTTTCAATCACAATTTCAATGGTTTTTAGGAATTGGGTTTGTGTTGTTGTTTTTGGATGTTTTCTTTTTGGAAAGAAAAACTAGCTGGGTAAATAAGTTGAATTTATTTAACGAGAATAAATAA
- a CDS encoding VWA domain-containing protein gives MEKITFLNPEFFWLFLLIPLAIVWLVWKRNQQSATLKMSSLQGFKGTESLLAKLKPGLDVLRLLSLSLLIVAMARPRTVDISNKTKTTKGIDIVVAVDVSGSMLAKDFKPNRMEALKRVASVFVDERPNDRIGLVVYASEAYTKSPVTSDKAVIQEAIASIKYDNVLQDGTGIGMGLATAVNRLKDSKAKSKVIILMTDGVNNAGFIEPETASDIAQQYGIKVYTIGIGTNGMAESPYALGPNGQLIFRMMKVEIDEQLMRNIARKTGGKYFRATSNDKLAQIYSEINKLETTEIEELKFYDYDEKFRPFVLLAGFLLLLEIGLRNTVYRSFI, from the coding sequence ATGGAAAAAATAACCTTTTTAAATCCAGAATTTTTTTGGTTGTTCCTTTTAATTCCATTAGCAATTGTCTGGCTAGTTTGGAAAAGAAATCAGCAATCGGCTACCCTAAAAATGAGTTCTCTTCAAGGGTTCAAAGGAACAGAATCTTTATTGGCAAAATTAAAACCGGGTTTAGACGTTTTGCGATTATTGTCATTGTCATTATTAATTGTGGCAATGGCTAGACCAAGAACAGTTGACATTAGCAATAAAACAAAAACCACAAAAGGAATTGATATTGTGGTGGCGGTCGATGTATCCGGGAGTATGCTTGCCAAGGATTTTAAGCCAAATAGAATGGAAGCGCTAAAAAGAGTTGCTTCAGTTTTTGTTGACGAAAGACCCAACGACAGAATTGGACTTGTGGTTTATGCTTCTGAAGCGTATACCAAATCACCGGTAACGAGTGACAAAGCAGTTATTCAAGAAGCTATAGCCAGTATTAAATACGATAATGTTTTACAGGACGGAACTGGAATTGGAATGGGATTGGCGACAGCCGTAAACCGACTTAAAGACAGTAAGGCCAAAAGTAAAGTGATTATTTTAATGACGGATGGTGTCAATAATGCAGGATTTATTGAGCCTGAAACAGCTTCGGATATCGCTCAACAATATGGTATAAAAGTGTACACTATTGGTATTGGTACTAATGGAATGGCAGAATCGCCTTATGCACTTGGACCAAATGGGCAATTGATTTTCCGAATGATGAAGGTTGAGATTGATGAACAATTGATGAGAAATATCGCCAGAAAAACGGGAGGAAAGTATTTTAGAGCGACTAGTAATGACAAATTAGCTCAAATTTATAGTGAAATCAATAAATTGGAAACTACTGAAATCGAAGAATTGAAATTCTATGATTATGACGAAAAGTTCAGACCTTTTGTATTGTTGGCTGGGTTTTTATTGTTACTGGAAATAGGTTTGCGAAATACAGTGTACAGAAGTTTTATATAA
- a CDS encoding four helix bundle protein, whose amino-acid sequence MNKQELENRLIDFAATIIISASTFKGNYAGNHLGGQIIRSGTSPALNYGEAQSAESTKDFIHKMGICLKELRETFVCLRIVEKANLTSDLNNLMIVKAEVNELISIFVTSIKTAKTNLK is encoded by the coding sequence ATGAATAAACAAGAACTTGAAAACAGATTAATAGATTTTGCGGCTACTATAATAATTTCGGCTAGTACGTTTAAAGGAAACTATGCTGGGAATCATTTAGGAGGACAAATTATTAGATCTGGAACTTCACCAGCATTAAATTACGGTGAAGCTCAAAGCGCTGAAAGCACAAAGGACTTTATTCATAAAATGGGTATTTGTTTAAAAGAATTGAGAGAAACTTTCGTATGTCTAAGAATAGTCGAAAAAGCAAATTTAACGTCAGATTTAAATAATTTAATGATAGTAAAAGCAGAAGTAAATGAGTTGATTTCTATTTTTGTAACAAGTATCAAAACTGCAAAAACAAATTTGAAATAA
- a CDS encoding DUF58 domain-containing protein: MDTKELLKKVRKIEIKTRRLSDHIFSGEYHTSFKGRGMTFSEVRQYQFGDDIRSIDWNVTARYNEAHVKVFEEERELTMMLMVDISGSESFGSKNQFKKEIVTEIAATMAFSATQNNDKIGLILFSDQIELYIPPKKGRSHVLRIIRELIEFEPKSYKTDIAQALKFLSGTQKKKAIVFVISDFMSGDYEQTLKIASKKHDITGIRVYDIREEKMPNLGMVSMIDAETGETRLINTGSKSVRTNYEKHYHDNVNYFKETFSKSGSGVVNTRVDESYVTKLLGYFKSR, from the coding sequence ATGGATACAAAAGAGCTTTTAAAAAAAGTACGTAAAATAGAAATCAAGACCCGAAGGTTGAGCGATCATATCTTCTCGGGAGAATATCACACATCGTTCAAAGGACGCGGAATGACTTTCAGTGAGGTGCGTCAATATCAATTTGGCGACGATATACGTTCCATCGATTGGAATGTGACTGCTAGGTACAACGAAGCTCATGTCAAAGTTTTTGAGGAAGAAAGAGAATTGACCATGATGTTAATGGTCGATATTTCGGGTTCAGAAAGCTTTGGTTCCAAGAACCAGTTTAAAAAAGAGATTGTTACCGAAATTGCTGCAACAATGGCATTTTCGGCTACTCAGAATAATGATAAAATAGGATTGATTTTGTTTTCGGACCAAATTGAATTGTATATTCCACCCAAAAAAGGGCGTTCGCACGTGTTGCGTATCATTCGTGAATTGATAGAATTTGAACCTAAAAGTTACAAAACTGATATTGCACAAGCTTTGAAGTTTCTATCGGGAACTCAAAAAAAGAAAGCCATTGTATTTGTCATTTCCGATTTTATGTCGGGCGACTATGAGCAAACTTTGAAAATTGCCTCAAAAAAGCACGATATTACAGGTATTCGCGTGTATGACATTCGAGAAGAGAAAATGCCAAACTTAGGAATGGTGTCGATGATTGACGCAGAGACTGGTGAAACGCGATTGATTAATACAGGTTCAAAATCAGTGCGAACAAATTATGAGAAGCACTATCATGATAATGTGAATTATTTTAAAGAAACTTTCAGTAAGTCGGGTTCAGGTGTTGTAAACACGAGAGTGGATGAAAGTTATGTGACCAAATTATTAGGCTATTTTAAATCGAGGTAG
- a CDS encoding MoxR family ATPase — MEENTTTLDIRAINEKIERESAFIDLLTMEMNKVIVGQKHMVERLLIGLLGQGHILLEGVPGLAKTLAINTLSQAIHGSFSRIQFTPDLLPADVIGTMIYNIKQNEFSIKKGPIFANFVLADEINRAPAKVQSALLEAMQEKQVTIGDTTFKLDRPFLVLATQNPIEQEGTYQLPEAQVDRFMLKTVIDYPKMEDERLVIRQNLKGSYEKVNQVVSVEQILRAQEAVREVYMDEKIEKYILDIIFATRYPEKYKLADLKPLISFGASPRGSINLATAAKCYAFIKRRGYVIPEDVRAVVHDILRHRIGVTYEAEAENITSVDIINKIINEIEVP; from the coding sequence ATGGAAGAAAATACAACGACTTTAGACATTAGAGCAATCAATGAAAAAATCGAAAGAGAGAGTGCTTTTATAGACCTTCTCACTATGGAAATGAACAAAGTTATTGTGGGACAAAAACACATGGTCGAAAGATTGTTAATTGGACTGTTGGGCCAAGGACACATTTTGTTGGAAGGAGTTCCAGGATTGGCAAAAACATTAGCCATCAACACTCTTTCACAAGCCATTCACGGTTCTTTTAGCAGAATCCAGTTTACTCCCGATTTATTGCCTGCGGATGTTATTGGAACCATGATTTATAATATTAAGCAAAATGAATTTTCTATTAAAAAAGGACCAATTTTTGCTAATTTCGTTCTTGCCGATGAGATTAACCGTGCTCCTGCCAAAGTGCAATCGGCTTTATTGGAGGCGATGCAGGAAAAACAAGTGACCATTGGCGATACCACATTCAAATTAGACAGACCATTTTTAGTTTTGGCAACTCAAAACCCTATTGAGCAAGAAGGAACATACCAATTGCCAGAAGCGCAAGTCGATCGTTTTATGTTGAAAACAGTTATCGATTATCCAAAAATGGAAGACGAGCGTTTGGTTATTCGTCAAAACCTTAAAGGAAGTTATGAAAAAGTAAATCAAGTAGTATCTGTAGAACAAATTCTTCGTGCTCAAGAAGCGGTTCGTGAGGTTTACATGGATGAAAAAATCGAGAAATACATACTGGATATTATTTTTGCAACTCGTTATCCAGAGAAATATAAATTGGCTGATTTGAAACCTTTAATCAGTTTTGGAGCATCACCACGTGGAAGTATTAATCTTGCTACTGCCGCCAAATGTTACGCTTTTATCAAACGTCGTGGATATGTAATTCCTGAAGATGTTCGTGCCGTAGTTCATGATATTTTACGTCATAGAATCGGAGTTACCTATGAAGCCGAAGCCGAAAATATTACATCGGTTGACATTATCAATAAAATCATAAACGAAATCGAAGTACCTTAA
- a CDS encoding aldo/keto reductase family oxidoreductase: protein MSKIPFSKIIAGTMTWGVWGKNCSTAQMIELMNSCLESGISTFDHADIYGGYTTEEAFGKAFGESQIDRKDIQLISKCGIQMMSEKRNNTIKHYAYSKDYIIASAEQSLKNLQTDYLDLLLLHRPSPLMQADEIAEAVEKLKIEGKILDFGVSNFTPSQSDLIETKTKINYNQIEFSVTHLEPMINGSLDHMQTNRITPMCWSPLGTVFRKEDEQSQRIQKVSNELASKYDVSNDIILLAWILKHPAGILPVCGTSDKNRLARLMQATTIEMELQDWFSLWTASTGNPVP from the coding sequence ATGAGTAAAATTCCATTTTCAAAAATAATTGCAGGCACGATGACTTGGGGTGTTTGGGGCAAAAACTGCTCTACTGCACAAATGATAGAACTAATGAATTCATGTCTCGAAAGTGGTATTTCCACCTTTGATCATGCCGATATTTATGGAGGTTATACTACAGAAGAAGCCTTTGGAAAAGCCTTTGGCGAAAGCCAGATTGACCGTAAAGATATTCAGTTGATTTCTAAATGCGGTATTCAAATGATGTCTGAAAAAAGAAACAATACCATCAAACATTATGCTTATTCTAAAGACTACATTATAGCCTCCGCCGAGCAGTCTTTAAAAAATTTACAAACTGATTATTTGGATCTTTTGCTATTGCATCGGCCAAGTCCGTTGATGCAGGCAGATGAAATTGCAGAAGCAGTCGAAAAGTTAAAAATTGAAGGTAAAATTTTAGATTTTGGTGTCTCTAATTTTACTCCAAGCCAAAGCGATTTGATTGAGACAAAAACCAAAATAAACTACAACCAAATTGAGTTTTCTGTTACGCATTTGGAACCAATGATTAATGGAAGTTTGGATCACATGCAAACCAACCGAATCACTCCCATGTGCTGGTCACCTCTTGGAACTGTTTTTAGAAAAGAGGATGAGCAATCACAACGTATTCAAAAAGTTTCAAATGAATTGGCTTCCAAATATGATGTCTCCAATGATATTATTTTATTGGCCTGGATACTGAAACATCCCGCTGGAATTTTACCGGTTTGTGGCACTTCCGACAAAAACAGACTTGCCCGTTTAATGCAGGCTACCACTATTGAAATGGAACTACAGGATTGGTTTTCACTTTGGACAGCGAGTACTGGAAATCCTGTTCCATAA
- a CDS encoding ATP-binding protein — protein MINKRLLIKNLLAHNDESSFYDKKRQLNLHSREGKAKFLKHICALSNSNPTNNSYIVVGVEDENNQIVGDDFFDDSRIQNLVNAFLENPPKIQYENVPFPNLPKDKVIGLVTIKPNSKISSFKKGIHTIPANSVFIRRGSNTMPIEGEVEKNFQNTETVIGIENNSRNSIEYTLDGVIDFMNYRHKDMAPKYKVFKELFVICWAGIAKKSRNKTFLSRVDIELINEQIKLFYSAQDVVEITYDDDSFTIIEYVPLGLNDRTSYYPLEEQKIHFHDNGYYKIDRKMLFEPPEYNKKMLYHIYNSNVALLNKLEKNIKLSERERKDLDHLPSTFMICYLNGFEDAKQKLIDAKTLLKPFTQVYLSFKEALRILRKMKYDVQ, from the coding sequence ATGATAAACAAGCGCCTTCTTATCAAAAACCTATTGGCTCACAATGATGAGTCCAGTTTTTATGATAAAAAACGACAACTGAATTTGCATTCCAGAGAAGGAAAAGCCAAATTTTTGAAGCATATTTGTGCATTATCCAATTCAAATCCAACCAATAATTCCTATATAGTTGTTGGGGTTGAAGACGAGAACAATCAAATTGTGGGAGACGATTTTTTTGATGACAGCAGAATTCAGAATTTAGTAAACGCTTTTCTTGAAAATCCGCCCAAAATTCAATACGAAAATGTTCCTTTCCCTAATTTGCCAAAAGACAAAGTAATTGGACTCGTAACCATTAAGCCCAACAGCAAAATATCTTCTTTCAAAAAAGGTATACATACGATTCCTGCCAATAGTGTTTTCATTCGTCGGGGCAGTAATACAATGCCAATTGAAGGTGAAGTAGAGAAAAATTTTCAGAATACTGAAACAGTAATTGGTATCGAAAATAATTCAAGAAACAGCATCGAATACACACTTGATGGTGTAATTGATTTTATGAATTATCGCCATAAGGACATGGCTCCAAAATATAAAGTTTTCAAAGAGTTGTTTGTCATTTGCTGGGCTGGAATTGCCAAAAAATCCAGAAACAAAACCTTTCTTTCAAGAGTCGATATTGAACTGATTAACGAACAAATCAAGTTATTCTATTCGGCTCAAGATGTAGTTGAAATTACCTATGACGACGATAGTTTTACGATTATTGAATATGTTCCTTTGGGCTTGAATGACAGAACCAGTTATTATCCTTTGGAGGAACAAAAAATCCATTTTCATGATAACGGGTATTATAAAATTGACAGAAAAATGCTTTTTGAACCACCCGAATATAATAAGAAAATGTTGTACCATATTTATAATTCGAATGTGGCTCTTTTGAATAAACTTGAAAAAAACATCAAATTATCGGAACGGGAAAGAAAAGATTTGGATCATTTGCCTTCCACTTTTATGATTTGTTATCTCAATGGTTTTGAAGATGCCAAACAAAAATTGATTGATGCCAAAACGTTATTAAAACCGTTTACACAAGTCTATCTTTCGTTTAAAGAAGCATTACGAATTTTAAGGAAAATGAAATATGACGTACAATAA
- a CDS encoding metallophosphoesterase family protein yields MRTLVIGDIHGGLRALHQIFERAKVSPKDKLIFLGDYVDGWSQSPQVIDFLIELKTTHDVICIRGNHDELLREWLKDSKDNEQWYQHGGEATVLAYQSVNGETKNKHIKFLESLEDYYLDEQNRMFIHAGFTNMNGVNFEYFPKLFYWDRTLWETALALDPNMKTDHQYYPKRFTLYKEIYIGHTPVSRIGKTTPVRKANIWNIDTSAAFKGPLTIMDVDTKEFWQSEPLPSLYPTEKGRNKI; encoded by the coding sequence ATGAGAACATTAGTTATTGGTGACATACATGGTGGTTTAAGAGCTTTGCATCAAATTTTTGAAAGAGCTAAGGTAAGTCCAAAAGACAAACTCATTTTTCTGGGAGATTATGTAGATGGATGGAGTCAATCCCCACAAGTTATTGATTTTTTGATAGAACTAAAAACTACCCATGATGTTATCTGCATTCGTGGCAACCATGATGAATTACTAAGAGAGTGGCTAAAAGACAGCAAAGACAATGAACAATGGTATCAACATGGTGGAGAAGCTACTGTTTTGGCCTACCAAAGTGTAAATGGAGAAACTAAGAACAAACATATAAAATTCTTGGAGTCATTAGAGGATTATTACTTGGATGAACAAAATCGGATGTTTATTCACGCGGGGTTTACCAATATGAACGGCGTTAATTTTGAGTATTTTCCTAAATTGTTTTATTGGGATCGAACACTTTGGGAGACTGCATTGGCATTAGATCCAAACATGAAAACGGATCATCAATACTATCCAAAACGATTTACGCTGTACAAAGAAATTTATATTGGTCATACCCCTGTCTCGCGTATCGGAAAAACCACTCCTGTCCGAAAAGCGAATATCTGGAACATTGACACCAGCGCCGCCTTCAAAGGCCCGCTGACTATTATGGATGTTGACACTAAAGAATTTTGGCAAAGCGAACCCCTGCCTAGTTTATATCCTACTGAAAAAGGGAGGAATAAAATCTAA